A window of Streptomyces sp. NBC_01224 genomic DNA:
CCTGTCCGAAGCCATTCGGCCGAAGCAGAGCGAAGCGTTTCGGCCCCGGTCGGTGACGTGGAGTCGGGAGAAGTCATGGCAGACCGCGGAGAACCACCAGAAGGTCCGCCCGAGAGCGCGCCGGGCGGCGGTGAGGACGAGTACCGGTCACTCGTCTTCGACGAGTCGTTCGTGCGTGCTGCCCGGCTGAAGGAATTCTCCGCCCAGGAGCGCATGGGGGACCACGCCCGTGCCGTACGCAGCCTCCCGGCCCGGGGTTTCCGCGCCGGCTCCAAGGCAGCCATCGCCCTGATCCTCCTGATCGCCCTGGCCTTCGGAACGGCCGTGTACATGGGCTTCCGCCACCCCTACCAGGCGCCCGTCGGCAGAAGGGCCGAACCTCTGAGGTCGACCGTCGTCCCCCTGGCTCCCCAGGGTGCCGTACCCGGCGGAACCGCCGCCGACCTCCTCGCGAAGAGCCCCGCCGCACAGTTCGAAACAGGTGCCGCAGGCATCAATCTGCCGGCGATCCGAGGGACGGACAACTTCTCGGACAGCCAGGTCGCGACGGCCCTGACCACGGTCAAGGACTACCTGGTGGCGTCCTCGCTCGACCCCGACGTCCTCACCGGAAACGCGGTGCGGCCGGTGGAACTGCTGCTCGACCCGGACCAGATGGCCCAGTTCGACCGCAGCATGAGCCGGCCGGACGACGACGGACAGCATGCCGCCACCGGCTGGCTGGTGCGCTTCGACCCGGCGAAGGTGGCACTGGCCGCTCCGGACATACGGGTCCGGGGCACCCTGGGCTACACGGAGGCGGGGTCCGACACCCTGGAGGTGGTGTCGGACCACACCTTCACATACACGCTCCGCCCGGCGGTCTCGGGACCCCAACGGGCAGGTGGCGCCTCGCTCTTCACCGTACGGCGCGAGTTGCACTTCCGCTTTGACCGGGAAGACCTGCGGCTGCACCGGCTGGAGCTGCGCACCAGCTACGCACAGGCCGGACCGCAGGCGTGCCCGGCGGACACAACCGGTGCGCTGCGGCCGCTGCTCGCCGGGCAGCACGCCGTCTCCCGCGGCCCCGCGGGCACAGACCCGTACGCGACGGACCGGCCCACTGCGGCGCTGTGCGGGACGCTGATGGTCAGCTCCCAGCAGCCCCGGGCTCATCAGGGTTCCGAGGCTCCTGGGGCCCCGCAGAGCCCGCGGAGCCGTCCGTAGCACCGCCCTTGCCGGCTGCGCCCCCGCCTCCTTGACCGGTGAACTTGTCGCGGAGCTTGCCGCCCAGGTCCCCGGCGCCGCCCGCTATGTCGCCGACCAGCTTCATCAGCGGATCCTTGCTGGTGCGCACCGTGTCCGCGTAGTGCGCCGCGGACTCCCGGATGGAGTCCGTCACCGAGGTGTCCTTGTCCTCGTCGCGCCGCGGGTAGTGGCCGTCCATGATCCGCTGGTAGTCGCGCGTCTCGGACCACTTCTTCAGCTCGGCCGCGCGCACCGTGGTGAAGGGGTGCGAGCGGGGCAGCAGATTGAGGATCTTGAGCACTGAGTCGCGCAGATCGCCGCCCTTCTCGTACTCGTCGGCCTGGGCGAGGAAGGCGTCCACATTCATCTCGTGCAGATGATTGCCGCCCGCGATCTTCATCAAGCCGCGCATCGACGCCTGCAGATCCTGTCCGACCAGCAACCCCGCCCGGTCTGCCGACAGCTCCGACTTGCGGAACCACTCGCGCAGTGCCGTCACGATCGCCATGATCGCGACGTTGCCGAGCGGGATCCAGGCGACCTTCAACGCGATACTGGTGAGGAACAGCAGAATCGTGCGGTACACGGCGTGGCCGGAAAGGGCGTGTCCCACCTCGTGGCCGATGACGGCCCGCATCTCCTCCTCGTCGAGCAGCTCCACCAGCCCCGTCGTCACCACGATGATCGGCTCGTCGAGACCGATACACATGGCATTGGGCTGCGGGTCCTGGTTGACGTACATCGGCGGGACCTTTTCCAGGTCCAGGATGTAACAGGCGTCCCGCAGCATGTCGTTGAGGTGGACGAACTGCGCGTCGCTCACCCGGACGGAGTCGGAGAGGAAGAGCAGTCGCAGGCTGCGCTCGGGCAGCAGACCGCTCAGTGTCTTGAACACGGTGTCGAAACCGCTCAGCTTGCGCAGGGCCACCAGGGCCGAGCGGTCCGCCGGGTGTTCGTAGGCCCGGGACGAGATCCCTGCGAAACGCCTGCGCTGCCTGCTCGGCACGTTCTCGTGGCTCTCGTGGCTGCGTTCGGTCATGAATGGGCCCCCTGTTCGTACGAGACGTCGCTCGCCCCCTGACAATCCCAGCGTAGGTGCTGGGGCTACGGTGTGCGGGGGGCTGTGGATAACTGAGGAGACGCCCGACATGCCGCATACCGTTGCTCTGCTCGCCGCCGCATCCGAGGATCAGGGGCCCGGCAATACGCTCCGCATCGTGCTGCTCGCCTCGCTCGTCGGAGCTGTCCTGCTCGGCTGGTT
This region includes:
- a CDS encoding SCO2583 family membrane protein, whose translation is MADRGEPPEGPPESAPGGGEDEYRSLVFDESFVRAARLKEFSAQERMGDHARAVRSLPARGFRAGSKAAIALILLIALAFGTAVYMGFRHPYQAPVGRRAEPLRSTVVPLAPQGAVPGGTAADLLAKSPAAQFETGAAGINLPAIRGTDNFSDSQVATALTTVKDYLVASSLDPDVLTGNAVRPVELLLDPDQMAQFDRSMSRPDDDGQHAATGWLVRFDPAKVALAAPDIRVRGTLGYTEAGSDTLEVVSDHTFTYTLRPAVSGPQRAGGASLFTVRRELHFRFDREDLRLHRLELRTSYAQAGPQACPADTTGALRPLLAGQHAVSRGPAGTDPYATDRPTAALCGTLMVSSQQPRAHQGSEAPGAPQSPRSRP
- a CDS encoding M48 family metallopeptidase, coding for MTERSHESHENVPSRQRRRFAGISSRAYEHPADRSALVALRKLSGFDTVFKTLSGLLPERSLRLLFLSDSVRVSDAQFVHLNDMLRDACYILDLEKVPPMYVNQDPQPNAMCIGLDEPIIVVTTGLVELLDEEEMRAVIGHEVGHALSGHAVYRTILLFLTSIALKVAWIPLGNVAIMAIVTALREWFRKSELSADRAGLLVGQDLQASMRGLMKIAGGNHLHEMNVDAFLAQADEYEKGGDLRDSVLKILNLLPRSHPFTTVRAAELKKWSETRDYQRIMDGHYPRRDEDKDTSVTDSIRESAAHYADTVRTSKDPLMKLVGDIAGGAGDLGGKLRDKFTGQGGGGAAGKGGATDGSAGSAGPQEPRNPDEPGAAGS